The DNA segment AGACAAAACTCCAAGacgatctttttttttctgtcagcATAGTCAATCTTTAGAAGCCGTTGCTTGATCTCCTCTGCGCTCATGGATGGAGATGGAGTGAAACGTGTTCGTTCCACAAACCAACCGGGTGAAGTTGATAGGATAAGCCATCTGCCAGATTGCTTGATATTCAAGGTACTCCTGAGTCTTCCGACCAAAGAAGTCGTTAAGACAAGTGCGTTATCCACCAGATGGAACCATATCTGGAAACACGTACCTGGACTTAACTTGGAATACGATGATTTTTCAGAGCACGACTCATTCGTGAGTTTTGTCGATAGCTTTCTGAGTTTCAACAGGGACACATGCTTACATAAGTTTAAGGTAACGTACGATTATTCAGAGGCTGACGAGCCTGAAACTGGTCTTGTCAGGCGCTGGCTCGACACTGTTTCTAGGATGAAAGTCAAAACTCTCGATGTTACGGACGATTCAGCAGAGAGTTGGGAACTTGAGATGACTCCAGCACTCTACACTTGTGGGAGCTTGGTATCCTTGAAGCTCGTTGGACTAACCTTGCCTAGTCCCGACCTTGTTTCTTTACCTTCACTCAAAGATATAAATTTAATCCTTGTTGAGTTTACCGACGAATGGGCACTAGAAAAGTTCATATCACAATGCCCATCTCTCAAAAACTTATGTATTGAGAGGAGTTTCGGTGATGATATACCAATGTTACGTGTGCGTTCTCAATCTCTGTTGACATTTATTCATATTGTTGACAGCGACGAGAGTTTCGATGATGAACGTATACTTGAAATTGATGCCCCTATGCTTGAGTATCTGAAGCTCAGTGATGGTCGAACTGCGAGTTTTAAACTAGAGAATACGGCTTCCCTTGTAGGAGTGCATATAAACACTGCGTTTAACTTGACTTCCacgaggaggttctgtccaaatGATGCACAAAAGAGAAATATGATTCAGAATTTTCTCCTCATGATCTCTAGGGTTGATAATATGG comes from the Brassica napus cultivar Da-Ae chromosome A7, Da-Ae, whole genome shotgun sequence genome and includes:
- the LOC106355674 gene encoding F-box/LRR-repeat protein 13-like; the encoded protein is MDGDGVKRVRSTNQPGEVDRISHLPDCLIFKVLLSLPTKEVVKTSALSTRWNHIWKHVPGLNLEYDDFSEHDSFVSFVDSFLSFNRDTCLHKFKVTYDYSEADEPETGLVRRWLDTVSRMKVKTLDVTDDSAESWELEMTPALYTCGSLVSLKLVGLTLPSPDLVSLPSLKDINLILVEFTDEWALEKFISQCPSLKNLCIERSFGDDIPMLRVRSQSLLTFIHIVDSDESFDDERILEIDAPMLEYLKLSDGRTASFKLENTASLVGVHINTAFNLTSTRRFCPNDAQKRNMIQNFLLMISRVDNMVIASCTLEVIYEYSRYEQLPVFHNLSSLRVNLDGYVWEMLPVFLESCPNLTTLVLGSIQNHVKVGITVSPRRPRVLPSLRYVEIERPFKGDALEMQLVGYLLVNSQSLKKLTLRLDDSLKKERSVIFNELLLMPRLSSTCEVVVLSDDPSYHQ